The following are encoded in a window of Flavobacteriales bacterium genomic DNA:
- the pepT gene encoding peptidase T, with the protein MINKESLINRFVSYVQIDTESDPNSPTCPSTEKQKDLSRKLVEELKSFGLEDAEMDKHGYVYATLPSNSEKENIPSICFCAHVDTSPDASGKDVKPIVHRNYDGKDIILPDDQEIIISPSKHRELGKKEGQTVITASGKTLLGADDKAGVAEIMSAIQFYHENPDVKHGTIKILFTPDEEIGRGADLVDIKKLDADFGYTMDGSTLGHFEDETFSADGVTINIKGVVIHPGFAKGRLENALKIASEIVAALPKDKLSPETTEKREPFLHPVHIEGGSETASIQFIVRSFKTEELQEMEAQLADICKDVLKNYPNSDFEFIIKEQYRNMKEIVEKNPEISDYAIEAIERAGIDAVKGSIRGGTDGSRLSFMGLPCPNIFAGGHAFHSKEEWVCAEDMVKASETIVHILSIFEERA; encoded by the coding sequence ATGATAAACAAAGAATCACTCATTAACAGATTTGTTTCTTATGTACAAATAGATACCGAATCTGATCCAAATTCCCCTACTTGTCCATCTACGGAAAAGCAAAAGGACTTATCTAGAAAGTTAGTAGAAGAATTGAAATCTTTCGGTCTAGAAGATGCTGAGATGGATAAGCATGGTTATGTATATGCCACTTTACCTTCAAATTCTGAAAAAGAAAATATTCCAAGTATTTGTTTTTGTGCCCATGTAGATACTTCTCCTGATGCTTCAGGAAAAGATGTAAAACCTATTGTTCACAGAAATTATGATGGGAAAGACATTATTCTTCCAGATGATCAAGAAATTATTATTTCCCCTTCAAAACACAGAGAATTAGGAAAAAAAGAAGGGCAAACGGTAATTACAGCAAGTGGTAAAACATTACTAGGAGCAGATGATAAAGCTGGAGTTGCCGAGATTATGTCGGCCATACAATTTTATCATGAAAATCCAGATGTAAAACATGGAACTATTAAGATTCTTTTTACTCCTGATGAAGAAATTGGACGAGGAGCAGATCTTGTAGATATCAAAAAACTCGATGCCGATTTTGGATACACCATGGATGGTTCTACCTTGGGACATTTTGAGGATGAAACTTTTTCTGCCGATGGTGTTACCATTAATATTAAAGGGGTAGTGATACACCCTGGTTTTGCAAAAGGACGCTTAGAGAATGCATTAAAAATAGCATCTGAAATTGTGGCAGCACTTCCAAAAGACAAATTATCGCCAGAAACAACAGAAAAAAGAGAACCATTTTTACATCCTGTACACATAGAGGGTGGATCAGAAACGGCTTCTATTCAATTTATTGTTAGATCTTTTAAAACAGAAGAACTTCAAGAAATGGAAGCACAATTGGCTGATATTTGTAAAGATGTTCTTAAAAACTATCCAAATTCAGATTTCGAATTTATTATCAAAGAGCAATATCGAAATATGAAAGAAATTGTTGAAAAAAATCCTGAAATATCAGATTACGCTATCGAAGCCATCGAAAGAGCTGGAATAGATGCTGTAAAAGGAAGTATTCGAGGAGGAACAGATGGTTCTCGCCTTTCTTTTATGGGATTGCCTTGTCCTAATATTTTTGCAGGTGGGCACGCTTTTCATAGTAAAGAAGAATGGGTTTGTGCAGAAGACATGGTAAAAGCTTCTGAAACAATTGTTCATATTCTTTCAATATTTGAAGAAAGAGCTTAA
- a CDS encoding endonuclease: protein MKKTLWIAGLFTIFLSCQNNETNNRSKSDNNSATTKTEQKKAETKAPKKNSNSTLKLKKFDQKILAFYNVENLFDTHNNPKTLDDDFLPKGKLSWTKERYHKKLNNLARVIDDIPGELPIFLGMVEVENRKVLEDLTQKTTLKKGNYGISHFQSLDKRGIDNALVYRKDFAKLLEEEAITPEIPRTLTRDILYSKFQLIDGKILHTFVNHWPSRREGEQASSYKREAAAKTLKKLVDRILTKDRNANIVIMGDFNDYPTNKSIQKVLQATKSTKGLYNFALEWQENAPKTKQGSHSYRGKWGMLDQIIVSPNMMNPKGEFALKQKDFNVFRKDYMVFKHPKYGTYSPSRTYAGPKYIGDYSDHLPIYLSL from the coding sequence ATGAAAAAAACACTTTGGATCGCAGGATTATTTACCATTTTCTTGTCTTGTCAAAATAACGAAACAAACAATCGTTCGAAATCTGATAATAACTCAGCAACTACTAAGACTGAGCAGAAAAAAGCAGAGACAAAAGCACCCAAAAAGAATTCAAATTCGACCCTAAAACTCAAAAAATTCGATCAGAAAATTTTGGCATTCTATAATGTGGAAAACCTTTTTGATACCCATAATAACCCCAAAACATTAGATGACGATTTTTTACCAAAAGGAAAGCTTTCTTGGACAAAAGAACGTTATCATAAAAAGCTCAATAACCTCGCAAGGGTAATTGATGATATTCCTGGAGAACTCCCTATATTCTTGGGAATGGTAGAAGTGGAAAATCGTAAAGTTTTAGAAGATCTAACTCAAAAAACTACACTCAAAAAAGGAAATTACGGTATTTCACATTTTCAATCTCTTGACAAAAGAGGAATCGATAATGCATTAGTTTACCGAAAAGATTTTGCAAAATTATTAGAAGAGGAAGCTATCACACCAGAGATTCCTAGAACTTTAACTAGAGATATTTTGTATTCTAAATTTCAGCTAATTGATGGAAAAATCTTACACACTTTTGTAAACCATTGGCCTAGTAGAAGAGAAGGAGAACAAGCTTCTTCTTACAAAAGAGAAGCTGCCGCTAAAACACTTAAAAAATTGGTGGATAGAATTCTTACTAAAGATAGAAATGCCAATATTGTTATCATGGGAGACTTTAATGACTACCCTACCAATAAAAGTATCCAAAAAGTACTTCAAGCAACAAAATCAACAAAAGGTCTATATAATTTTGCCCTAGAATGGCAAGAAAATGCGCCTAAAACAAAACAAGGATCACATTCTTATAGAGGAAAATGGGGAATGCTGGATCAAATAATTGTATCGCCAAATATGATGAATCCAAAGGGTGAATTTGCTTTAAAGCAAAAAGACTTTAATGTATTTAGAAAGGATTATATGGTCTTTAAGCATCCAAAATACGGAACTTACTCTCCTAGCAGAACGTATGCAGGACCTAAATATATTGGAGATTATTCTGATCACCTTCCTATTTATTTGAGTCTTTAA
- a CDS encoding type II toxin-antitoxin system death-on-curing family toxin: MNLPEIKNSEVVVFKPQGGQTEFQVVIDGEKDTVWVTEQQIMELFGKARRTIGEHIKNIYKEGELDKESTWREFRQVQKEGNREVSRKISIYNLDIIISVGYRVKSQVGTEFRKWATQRLKEYLLKGYSINQKLLQTEQKKVETLQKEINQLNEALFQTQKALTDGLLSIIEHYSKSFELLDKYDKDELSSENLNKDLIYVINYDDVKNAIQQLKSNLISKGEASELFGNEKDDYFQGILGSISQTVFGELAYPTIEEQAVQLLYSIIKGHPFSDGNKRIGSFMFVWFLEQNGHHLNENGERKINDNTLVTLALTVAQSSPEQRETVLKLIMNLIKN; the protein is encoded by the coding sequence ATGAATCTACCTGAAATAAAAAATAGTGAGGTGGTTGTATTCAAACCACAAGGAGGACAGACTGAGTTCCAGGTAGTGATTGACGGTGAAAAAGATACCGTTTGGGTGACTGAACAACAGATCATGGAGTTGTTCGGTAAAGCAAGAAGAACAATTGGAGAACACATCAAGAATATATATAAAGAAGGTGAACTCGACAAAGAATCAACTTGGCGGGAATTCCGCCAAGTTCAAAAAGAAGGAAATCGAGAAGTGTCCAGAAAAATATCAATCTACAATTTGGATATTATCATTTCAGTTGGATATCGAGTAAAATCTCAGGTAGGTACAGAGTTCAGAAAATGGGCAACTCAAAGACTGAAAGAATATTTGCTCAAAGGATACTCCATTAATCAAAAATTGCTTCAAACCGAACAAAAAAAAGTAGAAACATTACAAAAGGAAATCAATCAACTCAACGAGGCGCTATTTCAAACTCAGAAAGCATTAACTGATGGACTACTTTCAATAATCGAACACTATTCAAAATCATTTGAGTTACTTGATAAATACGACAAGGACGAACTATCATCAGAAAACCTGAACAAGGATTTAATTTATGTCATAAACTATGATGATGTTAAAAATGCGATTCAGCAGCTCAAATCTAATTTGATTTCCAAAGGAGAAGCCAGCGAACTATTTGGTAATGAAAAAGATGATTATTTTCAAGGAATCTTAGGGAGCATCTCTCAAACTGTTTTCGGAGAACTTGCATATCCAACTATAGAAGAACAGGCTGTGCAACTGCTATACTCAATCATTAAAGGCCATCCTTTTAGTGATGGAAATAAAAGGATTGGTTCATTTATGTTTGTGTGGTTTCTTGAGCAAAACGGACACCACCTGAATGAAAATGGTGAGCGAAAGATAAATGACAACACTCTTGTAACATTAGCACTTACTGTTGCTCAAAGTTCACCAGAGCAAAGAGAAACTGTTCTGAAATTAATAATGAACCTAATAAAAAACTAA
- a CDS encoding ATP-binding protein, with protein MKNEIRIILQDEKANKLKGNCFEDLVRNLLSIHHFEIRGNINFSGMEIDLVANHKHTNESLYVECKAKEKVKSDELSKFAFNVGFKEIDKGYFFRTRELESQAGALLIEIKQKERYKNLTFFEPVEIITMLEDAKMIFEPKSNLANFIISKKILAVTYFGDFFIYLINESNALPTSFIVVNAIKNSEQVTKEEIEILQSRISEIKELTLIENYSDYKASTHITEEKEIETISEVQESENWFDYLPASSENNHFVGRDEIRTQILGYFKEIKEDKSKKRIFYLNGKSGWGKSSLVLEIKERTKNKYYRNQFYTLAIDTRSAISDNFVALSFKKLINQAIIDGFIKKDIFFKDVVFTSNTDLLSSETVIRFFEKLKNENKFLVLIFDQFEDVFRKKDYFKTFYKFLTDVTDKKPNLIVGFSWKTDFFIHSADPSYHIWQQAKEQSREFNISEFGEKEIDGVIKQLEGSVGKLSKSIKDRIIESSQGLPWLTKKLCIHIFDQIESGLAKENLVESNLNILDLFQKDEERLDAPELKALKLIAKKAYEGNFFDESEVGDLISGETISSLLHKRLIIRSGANYNIYWDIYRDYLVTGDIPTIGESYLLRQGVNLCLEVFLLFESNKKVSIDDLLTKHSKDIGTETLNNILIELRNLGIIQKSGEYYSTTSNIEISKEGFIDFTTLKFQNYTPYLALKKLNQNSISKNDIISTLKIIFKQDYQDNTWDAYAKNLIHWFMLSNLDIKDKLVIPRKGRGKSIQKITQKDLKNFLPKSSLKDILQTLPLLLIDKSSISSRFYRDLLLLNIIDENRNLTSFGKEIIFKEEAEWKSLLKEKCMNLPKMQVLKKVLENKPKIKAKELITMQDADFFEGSKESSKIIYASKAMTWLK; from the coding sequence ATGAAAAATGAAATTAGGATAATCCTGCAAGACGAAAAAGCAAATAAATTAAAAGGGAATTGTTTTGAAGACTTGGTAAGAAACCTACTTTCAATTCATCATTTTGAAATTCGTGGGAATATTAACTTCTCAGGAATGGAAATAGATTTAGTCGCCAATCATAAACACACAAATGAATCTTTATATGTCGAATGTAAAGCTAAGGAGAAAGTAAAATCGGATGAACTTTCGAAATTTGCATTTAACGTTGGATTTAAAGAAATTGACAAGGGTTATTTCTTTAGAACTAGGGAATTAGAAAGTCAAGCAGGAGCTTTATTAATTGAAATTAAACAAAAGGAAAGGTATAAAAACTTAACCTTTTTTGAACCAGTTGAAATCATTACAATGCTCGAAGACGCTAAAATGATTTTTGAGCCTAAATCAAATTTAGCAAACTTCATAATTTCCAAAAAAATATTAGCTGTAACATATTTCGGTGATTTCTTTATTTACTTAATCAACGAGTCAAATGCTTTACCAACAAGTTTCATTGTTGTAAACGCCATAAAAAACTCAGAGCAAGTTACAAAAGAAGAAATTGAAATATTACAATCCAGAATTTCAGAAATCAAAGAATTAACCTTGATTGAAAATTATTCTGATTATAAGGCTTCGACACACATTACAGAAGAAAAAGAGATTGAGACAATTTCGGAAGTTCAAGAGAGTGAAAATTGGTTTGATTATCTTCCTGCATCATCTGAAAACAATCATTTTGTTGGAAGAGATGAAATTAGAACTCAAATACTTGGCTATTTCAAAGAAATTAAAGAAGATAAATCTAAAAAAAGAATATTTTATTTAAATGGAAAATCAGGTTGGGGAAAAAGTTCATTAGTGCTTGAAATTAAAGAGAGAACGAAAAATAAATATTATCGAAATCAATTTTATACACTAGCAATAGACACAAGAAGTGCTATATCTGACAATTTCGTGGCATTATCATTTAAAAAACTAATTAACCAAGCTATAATAGACGGTTTTATAAAAAAAGATATCTTTTTTAAAGATGTAGTTTTCACCTCAAATACTGATTTATTATCCTCGGAAACAGTCATTAGATTTTTCGAAAAACTAAAGAATGAAAATAAATTTTTAGTTCTAATCTTTGACCAATTCGAAGATGTGTTTAGAAAAAAAGATTATTTCAAAACATTCTATAAATTTTTGACTGATGTAACTGACAAAAAACCTAATTTGATAGTTGGGTTTTCTTGGAAAACTGATTTCTTTATTCATAGTGCAGACCCGTCATATCATATATGGCAACAAGCTAAAGAACAATCACGAGAATTCAACATAAGTGAATTTGGAGAAAAAGAAATTGATGGTGTAATAAAACAATTAGAAGGCTCTGTTGGTAAATTAAGCAAAAGTATTAAAGATAGAATTATAGAAAGTTCTCAAGGTTTACCTTGGTTAACAAAGAAACTTTGTATTCATATTTTTGACCAAATAGAATCAGGATTAGCAAAAGAAAATCTTGTCGAATCAAATCTTAATATTCTAGATTTATTTCAAAAAGACGAAGAAAGATTAGACGCACCAGAACTAAAGGCATTAAAACTAATTGCAAAAAAAGCATACGAAGGTAATTTCTTTGATGAATCAGAAGTTGGTGACTTAATAAGCGGTGAAACAATATCTTCTTTGCTTCACAAAAGACTTATAATACGTTCAGGTGCAAATTACAACATCTATTGGGATATCTATAGAGATTATCTTGTAACGGGAGATATACCAACTATTGGAGAAAGTTATTTACTTAGACAAGGAGTAAATCTGTGTCTTGAAGTATTCCTACTCTTTGAATCTAATAAAAAAGTATCTATTGATGATTTGCTGACAAAACACTCAAAGGATATAGGAACAGAGACATTAAATAATATTTTAATTGAGTTAAGAAATCTTGGTATAATACAAAAAAGTGGTGAATATTATTCTACAACTTCAAATATCGAAATTTCAAAAGAAGGGTTTATTGATTTTACAACACTAAAGTTTCAAAACTATACACCTTACTTAGCTTTAAAGAAATTAAATCAAAATTCAATTTCTAAAAATGATATAATTTCAACACTAAAAATCATTTTCAAACAAGATTATCAAGACAATACTTGGGATGCTTATGCTAAAAACCTTATACATTGGTTTATGCTTTCAAATCTTGACATTAAAGACAAGTTGGTCATTCCAAGAAAAGGAAGAGGGAAAAGTATTCAAAAAATAACACAAAAAGACTTAAAAAACTTTTTACCAAAAAGTTCTCTTAAAGACATTCTTCAAACTCTACCACTTTTACTAATTGATAAAAGTTCAATTAGCAGTAGATTTTATAGAGACTTATTACTTCTTAACATTATAGATGAGAATAGAAACCTGACTAGTTTCGGTAAAGAAATTATTTTTAAAGAAGAAGCTGAGTGGAAATCATTACTTAAAGAGAAATGTATGAATTTACCTAAAATGCAAGTTCTGAAAAAAGTATTAGAAAATAAACCTAAAATAAAAGCTAAAGAATTGATTACTATGCAAGATGCCGACTTCTTTGAAGGTAGTAAGGAAAGTTCAAAAATAATCTATGCATCAAAAGCAATGACTTGGTTGAAATAA
- a CDS encoding M28 family peptidase: MEQRVGRYLLFLGMMFSLMACEMPTKEKRWDLATFRPEFNEVSAYHHIRNQVSMGYRIPGSLAHKNCQDYIRNHLIALDLKPQISHHLKQTAQGLTEIYNIIGTYNPTAKKRIFLATHYDSRFESTNSKFPNDAANNSGSGVAMIMELASQIATDSLPFGIDFIFFDGNDQGQDNLMSTYGVGSQAWVQENTQQYEYGIVINKVGNKNATFVKEEFSGFFCGDIQEKIWQVAKKKDLQAYFPAQNITHLLIDDHYFINNNSRGNIPTLLITDYRSKTKSYFPQWHQQEDQMNQIDKNTLKAVGQVILEFLYLKE, translated from the coding sequence TTGGAGCAAAGAGTAGGAAGATATTTATTGTTTTTGGGAATGATGTTTTCTTTGATGGCATGCGAAATGCCTACAAAAGAAAAGAGATGGGATTTGGCAACATTTAGACCCGAGTTTAATGAGGTTTCAGCTTATCACCATATTAGAAATCAGGTTTCTATGGGGTATAGGATCCCAGGATCTTTGGCACATAAAAACTGTCAAGATTATATCCGAAATCACTTGATTGCTTTGGACTTAAAACCACAAATTTCTCATCATCTAAAACAAACAGCACAAGGGCTTACCGAAATTTATAATATCATCGGAACGTATAATCCTACCGCTAAAAAACGAATATTTTTGGCAACGCATTATGATAGCAGATTTGAGAGTACAAACTCAAAATTTCCTAATGATGCAGCTAATAATAGTGGTTCTGGAGTTGCTATGATTATGGAATTGGCAAGTCAGATAGCCACAGATTCTTTGCCTTTTGGTATCGATTTTATTTTCTTTGATGGAAATGATCAAGGACAAGATAATTTGATGAGCACTTATGGAGTAGGATCACAAGCTTGGGTACAAGAAAACACTCAACAATACGAGTATGGAATTGTCATCAACAAAGTAGGAAATAAGAATGCTACATTTGTAAAAGAAGAGTTTTCTGGGTTTTTCTGTGGAGATATTCAAGAAAAAATTTGGCAAGTGGCTAAGAAAAAAGATTTACAAGCTTATTTTCCTGCCCAAAATATCACTCATTTATTGATTGATGATCACTACTTTATCAATAATAATTCTAGAGGAAACATTCCCACTTTATTAATTACAGATTATCGCTCAAAAACAAAGAGTTATTTTCCCCAATGGCACCAGCAGGAAGATCAAATGAATCAGATTGATAAAAATACTTTAAAAGCTGTAGGTCAGGTGATTTTAGAATTTTTGTACTTAAAAGAATAA
- the aroC gene encoding chorismate synthase, translating into MSNSFGSLFKLTTYGESHGEQIGGIIDGCPANITLDLDFIQSELDRRKPGQSSLTTTRKESDIVHFHSGIFEGKTTGTPIAFSIKNKDQRSKDYSNIKEVFRPSHADFTYQKKYGIRDYRGGGRSSARETACRVVAGAVAKCILQKSGIQIRACVDSVYQYRITDLNQINWESVEQFDTRAGNQKYNQYFREAILEAQREGNSLGGSVYTEVLGLPVGLGEPVFDKFQARLGYALLGINAVKGFEIGKGFLATEMKGSEHNDAFEKKGENIHTKTNHAGGVLGGITNGEKVYFRTAFKPTATILKEQNSVNTENESIKFTAKGRHDACVLPRAVVIVEAMAALVCMDFLLLEQSRKTTL; encoded by the coding sequence ATGAGTAATAGCTTCGGTTCACTTTTTAAACTTACCACCTATGGAGAATCCCATGGGGAACAAATTGGAGGAATTATTGATGGTTGTCCAGCGAATATCACTTTGGATTTAGATTTTATTCAAAGTGAATTAGACAGAAGAAAACCAGGACAATCTTCATTGACTACCACTAGAAAAGAAAGTGATATTGTTCATTTTCATTCTGGAATTTTTGAAGGAAAAACTACAGGAACACCTATTGCTTTTAGTATAAAAAATAAAGATCAGCGATCAAAAGATTATTCCAATATCAAAGAGGTGTTTCGTCCGTCTCATGCCGATTTTACTTACCAAAAAAAGTATGGAATCCGAGATTATAGAGGCGGTGGACGTTCTTCTGCAAGAGAAACCGCTTGTAGAGTGGTTGCAGGAGCGGTGGCAAAATGTATTCTACAAAAATCTGGAATTCAAATTAGAGCTTGTGTAGATAGTGTTTACCAATACCGAATAACTGATTTGAACCAGATTAACTGGGAAAGCGTTGAGCAATTTGACACCAGAGCAGGAAACCAAAAGTATAACCAATATTTTCGAGAAGCTATTCTGGAAGCCCAAAGGGAAGGAAATAGTTTGGGTGGAAGTGTTTATACAGAAGTTTTGGGTTTACCCGTAGGCTTAGGAGAACCCGTATTTGATAAGTTTCAAGCTCGGCTCGGCTATGCCCTTTTGGGAATAAATGCTGTAAAAGGTTTTGAAATTGGTAAAGGCTTTCTGGCAACAGAAATGAAAGGAAGTGAACACAACGACGCTTTTGAAAAAAAAGGCGAAAACATTCATACTAAAACAAACCACGCAGGAGGTGTACTTGGTGGAATCACAAACGGAGAGAAAGTCTATTTCCGAACGGCTTTTAAACCTACTGCAACTATCCTGAAGGAACAGAATAGTGTAAACACAGAAAACGAATCCATAAAATTCACCGCAAAAGGAAGGCATGACGCTTGTGTACTTCCCAGAGCTGTTGTGATTGTAGAGGCTATGGCAGCCTTGGTTTGTATGGATTTTTTATTATTAGAACAAAGTAGAAAAACAACATTATGA
- a CDS encoding NAD-dependent epimerase/dehydratase family protein, whose product MKDKILVIGASGQIGSELVLELRKIYGNDQVVASDIKDASLEVMEGGPFINLDIMDEVKLNAVVREYEITQVYLLAAILSATAERNIELGWRLNMRSLSHVLDLARFGKIKKLYWPSSIAVFGPTTPREMTPQVTVTEPTTVYGISKLAGERWCEYYHQKFGVDVRSIRYPGLIGYKSMPGGGTTDYAVDIYHEALKSGRYTSFLSEDTYLPMMYMPDAIRATIELMEAPVDQVKIRSSYNLGGISFSPKELAAEIKKEITDFQIAYQPDYRQEIADSWPSSIDDIRAQEDWGWNPKYDITSMTQDMLKNLKKKY is encoded by the coding sequence ATAAAAGATAAAATTTTAGTGATAGGAGCTTCGGGTCAAATTGGATCTGAATTGGTATTGGAGCTCAGAAAAATATACGGAAATGATCAGGTGGTTGCCTCAGATATCAAAGATGCTTCATTAGAAGTAATGGAAGGTGGACCTTTTATAAATCTCGACATCATGGATGAGGTAAAACTCAACGCTGTGGTAAGAGAATATGAAATTACTCAAGTATATTTATTAGCTGCTATTTTATCTGCAACTGCCGAAAGAAATATAGAGCTTGGATGGAGACTCAATATGAGATCACTATCACATGTTTTAGATTTAGCACGTTTTGGAAAAATTAAAAAACTCTATTGGCCAAGTTCTATTGCTGTTTTTGGACCTACAACGCCTAGAGAAATGACTCCGCAAGTAACAGTTACCGAGCCTACCACAGTATATGGAATCAGTAAGTTGGCTGGAGAAAGATGGTGTGAATATTATCATCAAAAATTTGGCGTAGATGTTCGTTCTATTCGTTATCCAGGACTCATAGGGTATAAAAGTATGCCAGGAGGTGGAACTACAGATTATGCCGTAGATATTTATCATGAAGCATTAAAATCTGGAAGATATACTTCTTTTTTGAGTGAAGATACTTATTTGCCAATGATGTATATGCCAGATGCCATTAGAGCTACCATAGAATTGATGGAGGCACCTGTTGATCAGGTAAAAATCCGATCTTCATATAATCTAGGAGGAATTTCTTTTTCACCTAAAGAATTGGCTGCCGAAATTAAAAAGGAAATAACTGATTTCCAAATCGCTTATCAACCAGATTATCGTCAAGAAATAGCCGATTCTTGGCCTTCTTCTATAGATGATATTCGTGCTCAAGAAGATTGGGGATGGAATCCAAAGTATGATATAACTTCCATGACCCAAGATATGCTAAAGAACTTAAAGAAAAAATACTAA
- the cysS gene encoding cysteine--tRNA ligase produces MNQLQIYNSHSRKKEIFKPIHEGRVGLYVCGPTVYNEVHLGNCRTFINFDLVFRYLKYLGYKVRYVRNITDAGHLESDADTGEDKIAQRAKLEQLEPMEIVQKYTLNFHDIMRMFNAFPPSIEPTATGHIVEQIDMIEDIIKKGYAYEVNGSVYFDVLKYHEKYHYGSLSGRKVEDMISGTRDLDGQEEKRNPLDFALWKKASPTHIMRWNSPWGVGFPGWHLECSVMSSKYLGEKFDIHGGGMDLKFPHHECEIAQCTVAHDESPVNYWMHANMLTLNGAKMSKSTGNSILPMELVTGNNDFFETGFTPNIIRFFILSAHYRSNLDFSKDSMESAVNAFQKIEKIYQDISEKEAGTRNEKEALENVKNKALEALNDDFNTPLFISHIHELVKIAKGEEALDEASRIFFIETMDAFVNDILGVEWSTITTESNKENSEDALVKMLMQMRQEAKEERNWEKADLIRNQLQEIGIVLKDSKEGTTWSKE; encoded by the coding sequence ATGAATCAACTTCAGATTTACAATTCTCATTCACGAAAGAAAGAAATTTTCAAACCTATCCATGAGGGTAGAGTAGGACTTTATGTTTGTGGACCTACGGTTTACAACGAAGTACATCTAGGGAATTGTAGAACCTTTATCAATTTTGATTTAGTGTTTCGTTATCTTAAATATCTAGGATATAAAGTGCGTTATGTTAGAAATATAACAGATGCTGGACACCTTGAAAGTGATGCCGATACTGGAGAAGATAAAATAGCTCAAAGAGCCAAATTGGAACAATTGGAGCCTATGGAAATTGTGCAAAAATATACGCTCAATTTTCATGATATAATGCGTATGTTTAATGCATTTCCTCCATCTATTGAGCCAACAGCCACAGGGCATATCGTGGAACAAATAGACATGATAGAAGACATCATCAAAAAAGGATACGCTTATGAAGTAAATGGCTCTGTATACTTTGATGTATTAAAATATCATGAAAAATACCATTACGGATCTCTTTCTGGAAGAAAAGTAGAAGATATGATCTCAGGAACTAGAGATCTTGATGGACAAGAAGAAAAGAGAAATCCATTGGATTTTGCACTTTGGAAAAAAGCCAGTCCAACTCATATTATGCGTTGGAATTCTCCATGGGGAGTTGGTTTTCCAGGGTGGCATTTAGAGTGTTCTGTAATGAGTAGTAAATACTTAGGTGAAAAATTTGATATCCATGGAGGTGGAATGGATTTGAAATTCCCGCATCATGAATGTGAAATTGCACAATGTACCGTAGCTCATGATGAAAGTCCTGTAAATTACTGGATGCATGCCAATATGCTTACACTTAATGGTGCAAAAATGAGTAAATCTACGGGTAATTCTATTCTTCCTATGGAGTTGGTCACTGGAAATAATGATTTCTTCGAAACAGGTTTTACACCCAATATTATTCGTTTTTTCATACTTTCTGCACATTATCGATCAAATTTAGATTTTTCTAAAGACTCAATGGAATCTGCGGTAAATGCTTTTCAGAAAATTGAAAAAATATACCAAGATATTTCCGAAAAAGAAGCAGGAACTAGAAATGAAAAAGAGGCATTAGAAAACGTTAAAAACAAAGCCTTGGAGGCCTTGAATGATGATTTTAATACACCACTTTTTATTTCTCATATTCATGAATTGGTAAAAATAGCCAAAGGAGAAGAAGCTTTAGATGAAGCCTCAAGAATCTTCTTTATAGAAACCATGGATGCTTTTGTTAATGATATCTTAGGGGTCGAATGGTCTACTATAACTACCGAAAGTAATAAAGAAAATAGCGAAGATGCCCTAGTGAAAATGCTCATGCAAATGCGTCAAGAAGCAAAGGAAGAAAGAAATTGGGAAAAAGCTGACTTGATTAGAAATCAGTTACAGGAAATAGGAATTGTGTTGAAAGATAGTAAGGAAGGAACAACTTGGAGCAAAGAGTAG
- a CDS encoding SdpI family protein — protein sequence MNIPFDNPLFLIPSFTGIILIIAGLIMFKFPPKKINTFYGYRSKNSMKNQERWNFSQTYAAIEMMKYGGIMSLSGIIGLLFKPNNHLLGLVLGLGIMILIIVFFVLRVEKVIKKRFDAK from the coding sequence ATGAATATTCCTTTTGACAATCCACTTTTTTTAATTCCCTCATTTACTGGGATTATTTTAATTATTGCAGGTTTAATCATGTTCAAATTCCCTCCTAAAAAAATCAATACATTCTATGGATATCGATCAAAAAACTCTATGAAAAACCAAGAGCGTTGGAATTTTTCTCAAACTTATGCTGCCATTGAAATGATGAAATATGGAGGAATCATGAGTTTATCAGGAATTATTGGGTTACTTTTTAAGCCAAATAACCATCTTTTGGGTCTAGTTTTAGGTCTTGGAATCATGATTTTGATAATCGTTTTTTTTGTTCTTCGTGTAGAAAAAGTGATCAAAAAAAGATTTGACGCTAAGTAA